A genomic stretch from Deltaproteobacteria bacterium includes:
- the dsrA gene encoding dissimilatory-type sulfite reductase subunit alpha — protein MSDTPMLDQLETGPWPSFVKDLKRKAAQKPQVKDLLGQLERSYRDKITHWKHGGIVGVLGYGSGIIGRYSDLPDEFPGLEHFHTMRINHPSGWFYTTEALRMLCDIWDQYGSGVLNMHGSTGDIIFLGTTTDNLEPCFQALAHKGFDIGGSGSAMRSPSCCCGPARCEWSCYDTMEACYDITQEFQFELHRPGFPYKFKFKFSGCPNDCVAAVARADCSVIGVWKDDIRIDQAAVKAYAGGELKPKGGGAHVDKLDIQKDVVDLCPTQCMSWDGSTLKINDRECNHCMHCINLMPQALRPGTEKGATILLGSHAPILEGAQMSWVIVPFMEMEKPFDELKELGANIMEWWTENGKNRERVGELILRLGMREFCKAVGLDPVPQSIKWPRCNPFFFWHAEDFEAEAEGKTYIKL, from the coding sequence ATGTCAGATACTCCGATGTTAGATCAATTGGAAACCGGACCCTGGCCTAGCTTCGTTAAAGATTTGAAGCGCAAGGCCGCCCAAAAACCTCAGGTTAAGGACCTTTTAGGACAATTGGAGCGTTCTTATCGCGACAAGATTACCCACTGGAAGCATGGTGGGATCGTCGGCGTCTTGGGATATGGTTCCGGCATCATTGGCCGTTATTCCGACCTGCCGGATGAGTTTCCGGGGTTGGAGCATTTCCATACCATGCGTATTAACCATCCCTCGGGATGGTTTTATACTACCGAGGCCTTGCGCATGCTGTGCGACATCTGGGACCAGTACGGCAGCGGGGTTTTAAACATGCATGGTTCCACCGGGGATATCATTTTCCTGGGCACCACCACCGATAATTTGGAACCGTGCTTCCAAGCCTTGGCCCACAAAGGTTTCGATATCGGCGGCTCGGGGTCGGCCATGCGCAGCCCCAGTTGTTGCTGCGGCCCGGCCCGGTGTGAATGGTCCTGTTACGACACCATGGAAGCCTGCTATGATATCACCCAGGAATTCCAGTTTGAGCTGCATCGGCCTGGGTTCCCTTACAAATTTAAGTTTAAGTTCTCGGGCTGTCCCAATGATTGCGTGGCCGCGGTAGCGCGGGCCGATTGTTCGGTAATCGGCGTCTGGAAAGACGATATCCGCATTGACCAGGCGGCCGTTAAGGCCTATGCCGGCGGGGAACTGAAACCCAAAGGCGGCGGCGCCCATGTTGACAAACTGGATATCCAAAAGGATGTCGTAGACCTGTGCCCCACCCAATGCATGAGCTGGGATGGCAGTACCCTGAAGATCAATGATCGCGAATGTAACCACTGCATGCATTGTATTAACCTGATGCCTCAGGCCCTACGGCCGGGCACCGAAAAGGGAGCTACCATCCTGTTAGGTTCCCATGCCCCGATTCTGGAAGGGGCTCAGATGAGCTGGGTGATCGTGCCCTTCATGGAAATGGAGAAGCCGTTCGATGAGCTGAAGGAATTGGGTGCCAACATCATGGAATGGTGGACAGAAAACGGCAAGAACCGGGAGCGGGTCGGAGAGTTGATCCTGCGGCTGGGCATGCGCGAGTTCTGCAAGGCAGTGGGTCTAGATCCCGTGCCCCAGTCCATCAAGTGGCCGCGCTGTAACCCCTTCTTCTTCTGGCATGCGGAAGATTTCGAGGCTGAGGCCGAAGGTAAAACCTATATCAAATTGTAA
- a CDS encoding aminopeptidase P family protein, whose product MSSRRLLERLIMGQRLLQIWDCDAFLVSCPENRRYLSGFSAHDCQLNESSGYLLFSADTAWLLTDFRYREWAAQEAPYFEVIVYPEGLAKVLPELLRRLGCRRLGFEAPYLSFYQYQKLTEAVAEAELEVAWKPLEGVLEELREVKDEEELDTLKRALSLTEAGLAAVQAQLRVGQTEQEIAWMIECHLRQSGAEALSFPTMVASGPNSSRPHHHPSERPIQAGEPIIIDLGARWRGYCADMTRTFVLGEPDEKFKEVYGVVRTAQKTAEEGIRAGMLSDEADALARQVISAAGYGEYFGHSLGHGVGLAVHERPSLSPLKERATILKTGMVTTVEPGIYLPGWGGVRLEDMILIHEDGAEVLNADRNFYRFD is encoded by the coding sequence ATGAGTTCGCGCAGACTATTAGAACGCCTGATCATGGGACAGCGCTTACTCCAGATCTGGGATTGCGACGCCTTCCTGGTCTCCTGTCCGGAAAATCGTCGCTATTTGAGTGGTTTTAGCGCCCATGATTGCCAACTTAACGAGTCCAGCGGCTATCTGTTGTTCAGCGCCGACACCGCTTGGTTGTTGACGGATTTCCGCTACCGGGAATGGGCCGCCCAAGAAGCACCATATTTTGAGGTCATCGTCTACCCTGAGGGTCTGGCCAAAGTATTGCCGGAACTGCTCCGTCGACTAGGCTGTCGGCGGCTGGGCTTCGAGGCTCCCTACCTGTCTTTTTATCAATATCAGAAACTTACTGAGGCAGTAGCGGAGGCTGAGCTGGAGGTGGCATGGAAGCCCCTGGAGGGAGTGCTGGAGGAACTGCGGGAGGTCAAGGATGAAGAAGAACTGGACACCCTGAAGCGGGCCTTGAGCCTGACCGAGGCCGGGCTGGCCGCGGTTCAGGCCCAACTCCGGGTGGGCCAGACCGAACAAGAAATTGCCTGGATGATTGAATGCCACTTGCGGCAATCCGGGGCCGAAGCCCTGTCCTTCCCGACCATGGTCGCCTCTGGTCCCAATAGCTCCCGGCCCCATCACCATCCCAGCGAGCGGCCTATTCAAGCGGGGGAGCCGATTATCATTGACCTGGGAGCCCGGTGGCGCGGTTACTGTGCGGATATGACCCGAACATTTGTCTTGGGGGAGCCGGATGAGAAGTTTAAAGAAGTCTATGGCGTGGTGCGGACCGCCCAAAAGACCGCGGAGGAAGGCATCCGGGCCGGGATGTTGTCGGATGAGGCTGATGCCCTGGCCCGCCAAGTGATCAGCGCCGCTGGCTACGGCGAATATTTTGGCCATTCCCTAGGGCACGGCGTGGGGCTGGCGGTCCATGAGCGCCCCAGTCTGAGTCCGCTAAAAGAACGAGCCACCATCCTCAAGACGGGAATGGTAACCACGGTGGAACCGGGCATCTATTTACCCGGCTGGGGCGGGGTCCGGCTGGAGGATATGATCCTGATCCATGAGGACGGGGCCGAAGTGCTCAATGCCGACCGGAATTTTTATCGCTTCGACTGA
- the lepA gene encoding elongation factor 4: MNSAYIRNFSIIAHIDHGKSTLADRLLEATGTITAREMRDQFLDRMDLERERGITIKAAAVRMRYHARDGQEYFLNLIDTPGHVDFSYEVSRSLAASDGALLVIDAAQGIEAQTLANVYLALENNLEIIPVINKCDLANADPEGVRQEIQEIIGLDATGSIYASAKTGQGIAEILEAIITRIPPPAGRVEEPLKMLIFDSWFDPYHGAIVMGRVLDGQLRPGMRIQLMATGKTYEVTRLGIFSPNPTPVDSLGVGEVGFLSANIKNLADAMIGDTITTADNPTPCPFPGFKKIKPMVFSGFYPVEAGQFGQLQEALNKLRLNDASFTFEPESSAALGFGFRLGFLGLLHLEIIKERLEREFDLDLLATAPTVVYRVVTTKGEELWVDNPLKLPPWSQIDHLEEPRLRVEIFTPAEYLGNILKLCEDKRGRQLEVRFFQHQKVQVIYELPLNEMVVDFYDALKSLSRGYASMDYEWLGYCTAPLVQMDLLVNGKPVDALSVIVHKDKAYRWGRELTGRLKEIIPRQMFEVVIQAAIGSRVIARERIPPLRKQVTAKCYGGDITRKRKLLEQQKEGKKRMKQIGQINIPSEAFLAMFGMRG, encoded by the coding sequence GTGAACTCTGCATATATCCGAAATTTTTCGATCATTGCCCACATTGACCACGGCAAATCCACCCTGGCGGATCGACTGCTGGAGGCCACCGGCACTATTACCGCCCGGGAAATGCGAGATCAGTTTCTGGATCGCATGGATCTGGAACGGGAACGGGGCATCACCATTAAGGCGGCGGCGGTGCGGATGCGCTACCACGCCCGGGATGGCCAGGAGTATTTCCTGAATCTTATCGATACCCCGGGACATGTCGATTTCAGCTATGAAGTCTCCCGGAGTCTGGCGGCCAGCGACGGAGCCTTGCTGGTAATCGATGCGGCCCAAGGCATTGAGGCCCAAACCCTGGCCAATGTCTATCTGGCCCTGGAAAACAATCTGGAAATTATCCCGGTGATTAACAAATGTGACCTGGCCAATGCCGATCCCGAGGGAGTCCGTCAGGAAATCCAAGAGATCATCGGCCTGGACGCCACTGGCAGCATCTATGCCAGTGCCAAAACCGGACAGGGCATCGCCGAGATCCTGGAGGCCATTATTACCCGGATTCCGCCGCCGGCTGGCCGGGTCGAAGAGCCTTTGAAGATGCTGATCTTCGATTCCTGGTTTGATCCTTATCACGGGGCCATTGTCATGGGGCGGGTGCTGGACGGACAGCTCCGGCCAGGGATGCGGATTCAGTTAATGGCGACCGGCAAAACCTATGAGGTCACCAGGTTGGGAATCTTTTCTCCTAACCCTACCCCAGTAGATTCGTTGGGAGTGGGGGAAGTGGGTTTTTTGAGCGCCAATATTAAAAACCTGGCGGATGCCATGATCGGCGATACCATCACTACCGCCGACAATCCCACACCCTGCCCCTTTCCTGGCTTTAAAAAGATCAAACCCATGGTGTTTAGCGGTTTCTATCCGGTGGAAGCGGGCCAGTTTGGTCAGTTGCAAGAGGCCTTGAACAAACTGCGGCTCAACGACGCCTCCTTCACCTTTGAACCGGAGTCCTCGGCAGCCCTGGGGTTTGGTTTCCGGCTGGGTTTTTTGGGTCTGTTGCACCTGGAAATCATCAAGGAGCGCCTGGAGCGGGAGTTTGATCTGGACCTGCTGGCCACTGCGCCGACTGTGGTATACCGGGTGGTCACCACCAAAGGGGAAGAACTATGGGTAGACAACCCGTTAAAACTGCCTCCCTGGTCCCAAATTGACCACCTGGAGGAGCCGCGCCTGCGGGTGGAAATCTTTACTCCGGCCGAATACCTGGGAAATATCTTAAAATTGTGCGAAGATAAACGCGGCCGCCAGCTCGAAGTGCGGTTTTTCCAGCATCAGAAGGTGCAAGTGATTTATGAATTGCCGCTCAATGAGATGGTCGTTGATTTTTACGACGCCTTAAAATCGCTCAGCCGGGGATATGCTTCCATGGATTATGAATGGCTGGGTTATTGCACTGCACCGCTGGTCCAAATGGACCTGTTGGTCAATGGCAAGCCCGTGGACGCTTTATCAGTCATTGTCCATAAAGACAAGGCCTATCGCTGGGGACGAGAATTGACCGGGCGCTTAAAAGAAATTATCCCCCGCCAGATGTTTGAGGTGGTCATCCAGGCGGCCATCGGCAGCCGGGTGATTGCCCGGGAGCGCATCCCGCCCCTGCGCAAACAGGTTACCGCCAAATGCTATGGCGGCGACATTACTCGGAAACGCAAGCTCCTGGAACAGCAGAAAGAAGGGAAAAAACGCATGAAACAGATCGGCCAGATTAACATTCCCTCCGAGGCCTTTTTAGCCATGTTTGGGATGCGGGGCTAA
- the lepB gene encoding signal peptidase I, whose product MDQRELEQSRTGSLPAVKRTKPLWREYTEAIVTALILALIIRAFVFQAFSIPSGSMQPTLLIGDYLLVNKFIYGIRNPFTNKVIIPVSQPKRGDIVVFLFPEDPSKDYIKRVIGVEGDKIQIINKHLYVNDQPVETPQAVYQDPNILDNPAGPARDNFGPVTVPQDHLFVMGDNRDFSYDSRFWGFVPVDSLRGKACIIYWSWDRQDHTLRWQRLGKLIH is encoded by the coding sequence ATGGATCAACGAGAACTAGAACAATCCCGAACAGGATCCCTCCCGGCCGTCAAACGCACCAAGCCACTCTGGCGGGAATATACCGAAGCCATTGTCACCGCTCTCATTCTGGCCCTGATTATCCGGGCTTTTGTGTTCCAGGCCTTCTCCATTCCCTCCGGCTCGATGCAGCCCACCTTGCTGATCGGCGACTATCTGCTGGTCAACAAATTTATCTATGGTATCCGCAATCCTTTTACTAATAAGGTCATTATTCCTGTCAGCCAACCCAAACGGGGAGATATCGTCGTTTTTCTGTTTCCTGAAGATCCCAGCAAGGACTACATTAAACGAGTAATCGGGGTCGAAGGGGACAAAATTCAGATTATTAATAAACACTTATATGTCAATGATCAGCCGGTCGAAACTCCCCAGGCGGTGTACCAGGATCCAAATATTTTAGACAATCCGGCAGGTCCAGCCCGGGATAATTTCGGCCCGGTCACGGTTCCCCAGGATCATCTTTTCGTCATGGGCGATAATCGCGATTTCAGCTATGACAGCCGGTTCTGGGGGTTTGTGCCGGTGGACTCCCTGCGGGGCAAGGCCTGTATCATCTACTGGTCCTGGGACCGCCAGGACCACACTCTGCGCTGGCAGCGACTCGGTAAGTTGATCCATTAA
- the dsrB gene encoding dissimilatory-type sulfite reductase subunit beta: MAEERITDIGPPHYEQFLPPVIKANYGKWKYHEIPQPGVLKHVGESGDELYTVRCGAGRLLTTDYVREVCDIADKFCDGYVRWTSRNNIEFLTNKKENVEPLIAAIKAQGWPVGGTGHAVTSIVHTQGWIHCHTPAIDASGIVKSVMDDLFEYFGHHTLPAQVRISLACCLNMCGAVHCSDIAILGIHRTAPKIFHDKLRHLCEIPTTIASCPTGAIRPHPDKSIKSVVVNEERCMYCGNCYTMCPAMPLFDPDKGGVALLIGGKVSNAKHPPMFSRLGVPYLPNNPPRWPEVVQAIRKILTTYAENAKKWERLGEWVQRIGWNRFFEMCEIPFTFQHIDDYKWAYDTYNTSMHFKF, from the coding sequence ATGGCAGAAGAAAGAATAACGGATATTGGGCCCCCACATTATGAACAGTTCTTACCCCCGGTAATTAAGGCAAATTACGGGAAATGGAAATATCATGAAATTCCTCAACCCGGGGTGTTAAAGCATGTCGGCGAAAGCGGCGATGAGCTATATACGGTACGTTGTGGGGCCGGTCGTTTGTTAACCACAGATTATGTCCGGGAGGTCTGCGATATTGCCGACAAATTCTGTGACGGGTATGTTCGCTGGACCAGCCGCAATAATATTGAGTTTTTGACCAACAAAAAAGAGAATGTCGAGCCCCTGATTGCGGCCATCAAAGCCCAGGGCTGGCCGGTAGGCGGTACCGGTCACGCCGTGACCAGTATCGTTCATACTCAGGGCTGGATTCACTGTCACACCCCGGCCATTGACGCCTCGGGGATCGTCAAGTCGGTGATGGACGATCTGTTCGAGTATTTTGGCCATCACACCCTGCCGGCCCAGGTGCGCATCTCCCTGGCCTGCTGTCTCAATATGTGTGGCGCGGTGCATTGCTCTGACATCGCCATCCTGGGCATCCACCGGACGGCGCCGAAAATCTTCCACGATAAATTAAGGCACTTGTGCGAAATCCCCACCACCATCGCCTCCTGCCCCACCGGTGCCATCCGGCCGCATCCGGACAAGAGCATCAAGAGCGTGGTGGTCAACGAGGAACGTTGCATGTACTGCGGCAACTGCTACACCATGTGCCCGGCCATGCCTTTATTTGATCCGGACAAAGGTGGAGTGGCCCTGTTGATTGGCGGCAAGGTGTCCAACGCCAAGCATCCGCCGATGTTCTCCCGCTTGGGAGTACCTTATCTGCCCAACAATCCTCCCCGCTGGCCCGAAGTGGTTCAGGCTATCCGCAAGATTCTAACCACCTACGCTGAAAACGCCAAGAAATGGGAAAGATTGGGCGAGTGGGTCCAGCGGATCGGTTGGAACCGCTTCTTTGAAATGTGTGAAATTCCGTTTACCTTCCAACACATTGATGATTATAAGTGGGCCTACGATACTTATAACACCTCAATGCATTTTAAATTTTAA
- a CDS encoding cobyrinate a,c-diamide synthase, whose translation MPRPCPRLVLTALRGGAGKTTLTLGLLAAWRQQGRAVVPFKKGPDYIDPAWHSLAAGRACYNLDPFLMDRDQVLASVAHHAAQADGVLIEGNRGLYDGLDVEGTSSTAELAKLLQAPVVLVVDCTMTTRTAAALVLGCQRFDVEVALRAVVLNQIARPRHEEVLRAAIERYCGLPVLGAIPRLKCAVFPERHMGLVPPQEHRAAHRAVATALDLAQKYLDIDRLWELADQAPFLPSGTLAGGNEFQSGVEQVVIGIVRDSAFQFYYPENLELLTRLGARLVEINALQDHFLPLIDALYIGGGFPETHAAALANNESLRRCVWQAAEGGLPIYAECGGLMYLGESLVLAGQTYPMAGVLPLSFKLGKRPQGHGYTIAAVEGPNPFFPVGTQLRGHEFHYSRVINSQIKPEDMVFRLQRGQGIIEQRDGVCYKNVLATFTHIHALGTAGWAEAVVHQALKFRDQNRLARSHLPPACGYKELAI comes from the coding sequence ATGCCGCGACCCTGTCCCCGGTTGGTACTAACGGCCCTGCGGGGCGGGGCGGGTAAAACCACCCTGACCCTTGGCCTATTGGCCGCTTGGCGCCAACAGGGACGAGCGGTCGTGCCCTTTAAAAAAGGGCCGGATTATATTGATCCGGCCTGGCATTCTCTGGCCGCCGGCCGGGCCTGCTACAACCTGGATCCGTTCCTGATGGATCGGGACCAGGTGTTGGCCTCGGTAGCCCATCATGCCGCCCAAGCTGATGGGGTCCTGATCGAAGGCAACCGCGGTCTATACGATGGCCTCGATGTTGAGGGCACGTCCAGCACAGCCGAGCTCGCCAAATTACTCCAGGCTCCAGTGGTGCTGGTGGTCGATTGCACCATGACCACCCGCACCGCCGCGGCCTTGGTGTTGGGTTGTCAACGCTTTGATGTTGAAGTCGCCCTCCGGGCCGTGGTTCTTAACCAGATCGCTCGTCCGCGCCACGAAGAGGTACTACGCGCCGCCATTGAGCGGTACTGTGGCCTCCCCGTCCTGGGAGCCATTCCTCGCCTTAAGTGTGCCGTCTTTCCTGAACGCCACATGGGTCTGGTGCCTCCCCAAGAGCACCGGGCAGCCCATCGGGCAGTAGCTACCGCCCTTGATTTGGCCCAGAAATATTTGGATATTGATCGCCTCTGGGAGTTGGCGGACCAGGCGCCTTTTTTGCCCTCGGGGACATTGGCGGGTGGCAATGAGTTCCAGTCCGGGGTAGAACAGGTGGTAATCGGGATCGTTCGAGATTCCGCCTTTCAATTCTATTATCCAGAAAATCTGGAGTTGTTAACCCGCCTGGGAGCCCGCCTGGTAGAGATCAATGCCTTGCAGGATCACTTTCTGCCGCTGATAGATGCTTTGTACATTGGCGGTGGTTTCCCAGAAACCCATGCCGCGGCCCTGGCTAATAATGAAAGCTTGCGCCGCTGTGTCTGGCAAGCCGCCGAGGGTGGATTGCCGATTTATGCCGAATGCGGCGGTTTAATGTATTTAGGGGAAAGCCTGGTCCTGGCGGGGCAAACCTATCCCATGGCCGGAGTCCTGCCCTTATCCTTTAAGCTGGGCAAACGGCCCCAGGGTCACGGCTATACCATTGCGGCGGTGGAAGGACCGAATCCCTTTTTCCCGGTTGGAACTCAATTAAGGGGCCATGAATTCCACTATTCCCGGGTGATCAACTCTCAAATAAAGCCTGAGGACATGGTTTTTCGGCTCCAGCGCGGTCAAGGCATTATCGAGCAGCGAGATGGTGTGTGCTATAAGAATGTTTTGGCTACTTTTACTCATATCCACGCTCTGGGCACCGCTGGATGGGCCGAAGCCGTGGTCCATCAAGCGCTTAAATTTCGTGACCAAAACCGGCTGGCAAGATCCCACCTCCCCCCGGCTTGCGGCTATAAAGAGCTGGCTATTTAA
- a CDS encoding HAD-IA family hydrolase: MTLKVVAFDCDGVLFDSRQANIAFYNQILRQFNRPLMSPEAVDYVHSHTARESLLYLFQDDPQFEAVWKYYRTMDYRPFISYMVREPFLMEFLDFLRPGYGTAVATNRSTTTKAVFQHHQLEAWFDLVVSAQDVTHPKPHPESFHRILKHFRVAPTEAVYIGDSLVDQEFARNAGVRLIAYRNPQLQADFYLDSFVQGPALIQKLATHYG, from the coding sequence ATGACACTTAAAGTTGTGGCCTTTGACTGCGATGGAGTATTATTTGACTCCCGCCAGGCAAATATTGCCTTCTATAATCAGATACTCCGACAATTTAACCGGCCTCTGATGTCTCCAGAGGCGGTGGACTATGTCCACAGCCATACCGCCCGGGAATCCCTGCTGTATCTTTTCCAAGATGATCCCCAGTTTGAGGCTGTTTGGAAATATTATCGGACCATGGATTACCGACCTTTTATCAGTTATATGGTTCGAGAACCCTTCTTGATGGAATTTTTAGATTTTCTGCGCCCCGGCTATGGCACCGCGGTGGCGACCAATCGCAGTACCACCACCAAGGCGGTTTTTCAGCATCATCAACTGGAAGCATGGTTCGATCTGGTGGTTTCGGCGCAGGACGTTACCCACCCCAAACCCCATCCGGAGTCTTTCCACCGGATTCTCAAGCATTTTCGGGTTGCCCCCACTGAGGCTGTATATATCGGAGATTCCCTGGTGGATCAGGAATTTGCCCGTAACGCCGGGGTTCGCCTAATCGCCTACCGCAACCCCCAATTGCAGGCCGATTTTTACCTGGACTCTTTTGTCCAGGGGCCGGCCCTGATCCAGAAGTTGGCAACCCATTATGGATGA
- a CDS encoding insulinase family protein, translated as MEKMLKPEAWHPEIDIKQYRFDNGLTLLVLPEHGLPIVSFQVHYAVGSRNERPGITGISHLFEHMMFRGSKELGPEEFSQVIQAKGGEVNAFTTSDNTSYFENLPAAHLELAVRLEAERLVHLRLTQDNFATEREVVRSERKLRAVDSPLGLPLELLSAMAYTQHPYQWPILGWDYDLRNLTLEDCLDFHRTYYNPANLVAVVSGDVDSQQAQDLVAKYFGPIPSPGVPPPIRAQEPPQRGERRAIYKKVSQVEAFLAGFHVPGLKDPEIYAVLLLAAILGEGKASRGYQRFVRPGKAIDLEVHLPPPPFAYQDPGLLVIIGLAAPGQPLATLEEEVWDEIAQIQDQGVTPEELNRVKKMMRAQYVKVLANNFYRGVLAALLYLKTGEAGLVNRIPDLYDQVSPDDIQAAARRYLNEDNRTVVMLKPVSEAENAALGPVA; from the coding sequence ATGGAAAAGATGTTAAAGCCAGAAGCCTGGCACCCCGAAATCGACATCAAGCAATATCGCTTTGACAACGGTCTCACACTGCTGGTGTTGCCGGAACACGGCTTGCCGATTGTTTCTTTTCAGGTGCATTATGCGGTAGGTTCCCGGAATGAACGCCCGGGCATCACCGGCATCAGCCACTTGTTTGAACACATGATGTTTCGCGGCTCCAAGGAATTGGGACCGGAGGAATTCTCCCAGGTGATCCAGGCCAAGGGGGGAGAGGTCAATGCCTTCACTACCTCAGACAATACCTCATATTTTGAGAATCTGCCCGCCGCGCATCTGGAATTAGCGGTAAGATTAGAAGCCGAACGATTGGTGCACCTCCGGCTGACCCAGGATAATTTCGCCACGGAACGCGAGGTGGTGCGCAGTGAACGCAAGCTCCGGGCGGTGGATAGTCCTTTGGGGTTGCCATTGGAACTGCTGTCGGCCATGGCCTACACTCAACACCCGTACCAATGGCCTATTCTGGGCTGGGATTATGATCTGCGCAATCTTACTTTGGAAGATTGTCTGGACTTTCATCGCACCTATTATAATCCGGCCAACCTGGTGGCGGTGGTCTCCGGGGATGTGGACTCGCAACAGGCCCAGGATTTGGTAGCCAAATACTTTGGTCCGATTCCCAGCCCGGGGGTGCCGCCGCCGATCCGCGCCCAGGAGCCGCCCCAACGCGGCGAACGCCGGGCCATTTATAAAAAAGTCTCTCAGGTGGAGGCCTTTTTAGCCGGTTTTCATGTTCCCGGCCTGAAAGACCCGGAGATTTATGCGGTGCTGTTGTTGGCCGCGATTCTGGGGGAAGGCAAGGCCTCACGCGGCTATCAGCGGTTTGTTCGGCCCGGCAAGGCCATTGACCTGGAAGTGCATCTGCCGCCCCCGCCGTTTGCCTACCAGGATCCTGGGCTTCTGGTGATCATTGGCCTCGCTGCCCCCGGTCAGCCGCTGGCCACTTTAGAGGAAGAGGTCTGGGATGAAATCGCTCAGATTCAGGACCAGGGGGTCACTCCCGAAGAACTCAACCGGGTAAAAAAGATGATGCGGGCTCAATACGTCAAGGTCCTGGCCAATAATTTTTATCGGGGGGTGTTGGCCGCCTTGCTGTATCTGAAGACCGGGGAGGCAGGGCTGGTCAACCGGATTCCCGATTTGTATGATCAGGTGTCTCCTGACGATATTCAAGCCGCAGCCCGCCGCTATCTTAACGAAGACAACCGCACGGTGGTCATGCTCAAACCAGTTTCCGAGGCAGAAAACGCTGCCTTAGGGCCGGTAGCTTGA
- a CDS encoding insulinase family protein produces MTGSAVADYLPAIYHTNLNNGLTVLGVEYDRAPWLSICFMAKRGAEADPPGKGGTADCTAEGLTLGTTTRDQLRLAIDVESRGARLEAHGNWDYSVVTLEGLAEDFGELMALLAEVVQSPNFPEQDFAFLKGRRQAELVHLQDNPREVANRWYYRLFFGNSPYGHPITGDLESISALTLEDLKSFYQRQFHPSESTLVVVGMVPEATVVHEADRFWSAWSGGARPAPPYQEAPPSLGQPGIYLLDRPALTQSEIRLGHLGLPRQHPDYFALRLANYILGGGGFSSRLMTRIRSDLGLTYGINSHFHFRRAPGPFVISTFTPASNTAAVIQETKVVLAELKQGGITAQELEDAKNFYIGHFPMGLESPGGIGQHLLQIDLHSLGFDYLHTYCDQMRTVQLEQVRTAAASHLHPEKLVVLVVGPAALCQSDLEALGPVNLVTES; encoded by the coding sequence ATGACTGGATCTGCCGTAGCCGACTATTTGCCAGCCATATATCATACTAATCTGAATAATGGCTTGACCGTGCTGGGAGTAGAATATGACCGGGCCCCGTGGTTGAGTATCTGTTTCATGGCCAAACGGGGTGCTGAAGCCGATCCCCCCGGCAAAGGAGGAACCGCGGATTGTACTGCCGAAGGTCTGACCCTGGGAACTACGACTCGTGATCAACTGCGCCTGGCTATCGACGTGGAGTCGCGGGGGGCCAGGCTCGAGGCCCATGGAAATTGGGATTACAGCGTCGTCACCCTGGAAGGTCTGGCCGAAGATTTCGGGGAGTTGATGGCGCTGTTGGCTGAGGTGGTACAATCTCCCAACTTTCCGGAGCAAGACTTTGCCTTTCTCAAAGGTAGAAGGCAGGCGGAGTTGGTGCATCTGCAGGATAATCCCCGGGAGGTCGCCAATCGCTGGTATTACCGGCTGTTTTTTGGCAATAGTCCTTACGGTCACCCGATCACTGGCGATCTGGAGTCAATCTCCGCTCTGACCCTGGAGGACCTTAAATCTTTTTATCAGCGCCAGTTCCATCCTAGCGAAAGCACTTTGGTGGTGGTCGGCATGGTCCCCGAGGCCACCGTGGTCCACGAAGCGGACCGGTTCTGGTCAGCCTGGTCGGGAGGAGCGCGGCCCGCGCCGCCTTATCAGGAAGCGCCCCCAAGCTTGGGCCAACCGGGGATTTATCTGCTTGACCGCCCGGCCTTGACTCAAAGTGAAATTCGTCTCGGTCACCTGGGTTTGCCGCGCCAACATCCCGATTATTTTGCTCTGCGGTTGGCCAATTATATCCTGGGCGGCGGCGGGTTTTCCTCCCGGTTGATGACCCGGATCCGTTCGGATCTGGGTCTTACTTATGGCATTAACAGCCATTTCCACTTCCGCCGGGCTCCAGGCCCGTTTGTGATTTCCACTTTTACTCCCGCCAGTAATACCGCGGCCGTCATCCAGGAGACGAAAGTGGTGTTGGCGGAACTAAAGCAGGGCGGCATAACTGCACAGGAATTAGAAGATGCTAAAAATTTTTATATCGGCCATTTCCCCATGGGGTTAGAGTCCCCAGGAGGTATTGGTCAACACTTGTTGCAAATTGATTTGCACTCCCTGGGGTTCGATTATCTCCATACCTATTGCGACCAGATGCGAACCGTCCAACTCGAACAAGTCCGGACCGCCGCTGCCTCACACCTCCATCCCGAGAAACTGGTGGTCCTGGTGGTAGGCCCAGCGGCACTCTGCCAGAGCGATCTGGAAGCCCTGGGACCGGTCAATTTGGTGACTGAGTCTTGA